The Corvus cornix cornix isolate S_Up_H32 chromosome 26, ASM73873v5, whole genome shotgun sequence genome includes a region encoding these proteins:
- the ILRUN gene encoding protein ILRUN, with translation MEGMDVDLDAELMQKFSCLGTTDKDVLIGEFQRLLGFQLSPAGCAFFLDMTNWNLQAAIGAYYDFESPNINVPSMSFVEDVTIGEGESIPPDTQFTKTWRIQNTGTEAWPPGVCLKYVGGDQFGHVNMVMVRSLEPQEMADVSVQMCSPSTAGMYQGQWRMCTATGLYYGDVIWVILSVEVGGLLGVTQQLSSFETEFNTQPHRKVEGNFNPFASPQKNRQPDENNLKDPGGSELGTISKNTWGPAPDQIEQDQNGLSQNSVNLSPSSHSNNLSVVTYSKGFHGPYHFGQS, from the exons ATGGAGGGCATGGACGTGGACCTGGACGCGGAGCTCATGCAGAAGTTCAGTTGCCTCGGCACCACCGACAAGGACGTGCTGATCGGCGAGTTCCAGCGGCTGCTCGGCTTCCAGCTCAGCCCCGCCGGCTGCGCCTTCTTCCTCGACATGACCAACTG gaaTCTACAAGCTGCCATCGGAGCCTACTATGATTTTGAGAGTCCAAATATCAATGTCCCCTCCATGTCGTTTGTGGAAGATGTCACCATAGGTGAAGGAGAGTCCATCCCTCCTGATACCCAGTTTACAAAAACGTGGAGGATACAGAATACAG GGACGGAGGCGTGGCCCCCAGGGGTTTGCCTGAAGTATGTCGGTGGAGACCAGTTTGGCCACGTGAACATGGTGATGGTGAGATCCCTGGAGCCGCAGGAGATGGCCGATGTCAGCGTGCAGatgtgcagccccagcaccgCCGGAATGTATCAGGGACAGTGGCGGATGTGCACTGCCACGGGACTCTACTACGGAG ATGTCATCTGGGTGATCCTCAGTGTGGAAGTTGGAGGACTTCTGggtgtcacacagcagctgtCATCCTTTGAAACAGAGTTCAACACGCAGCCGCATCGCAAGGTAGAAGGAAACTTTAACCCGTTCGCCTCTCCACAGAAGAACAGGCAACCAGATGAAAACAACCTAAAAGACCCTGGGGGTTCCGAGCTAGGCACAATCAGCAAAAACACATGGGGGCCTGCTCCTGACCAAATCGAACAAGATCAGAATGGACTGTCACAAAACTCTGTAAATCTCTCCCCCAGCAGTCACTCGAACAACTTGTCGGTAGTGACGTACAGTAAG
- the SNRPC gene encoding U1 small nuclear ribonucleoprotein C produces MPKFYCDYCDTYLTHDSPSVRKTHCSGRKHKENVKDYYQKWMEEQAQSLIDKTTAAFQQGKIPPTPFSAPPPAGAMIPPPPSIPGPPRPGMMPAPHMGGPPMMPMMGPPPPGMMPVGPAPGMRPPMGGHMPMMPGPPMMRPPSRPMMVPTRPGMTRPDR; encoded by the exons ATGCCCAA GTTTTACTGTGATTACTGTGACACGTACCTCACCCATGACTCG CCCTCTGTGAGAAAAACCCACTGCAGTGGCCGGAAGCACAAGGAGAACGTGAAGGACTATTACCAGAAATGGATGGAGGAGCAAGCCCAGAGCCTGATTGACAAAACAA CGGCTGCATTCCAGCAAGGGAAAATTCCACCGACCCCGTTCTCGGCACCACCTCCGGCCGGAGCCATGATTCCACCTCCTCCCAGCATCC CTGGCCCCCCCCGGCCCGGCATGATGCCAGCCCCACACATGGGGGGGCCCCCAATGATGCCAATGATGGGCCCACCCCCCCCGGGAATGATGCCAGTCGGACCTG CTCCCGGGATGAGGCCACCCATGGGAGGACACATGCCAATGATGCCAGGGCCCCCAATGATGAGACCCCCCTCCAGGCCCATGATGGTGCCAACCAGGCCGGGAATGACCCGTCCAGACAGATAA